A stretch of Gemmatimonadota bacterium DNA encodes these proteins:
- a CDS encoding phytanoyl-CoA dioxygenase family protein has protein sequence MTKEEKFRFDLQGFLVVKDVLSADEVDALNKLADEVWADPADEKDGHRRTSRVSMWGPETQALFDHPNALPYMIELLGPTFRVDHDYSIFMKKGARRGRLHGGPSLQAGVPGDHWYKYHDGVMRNGLTVFTYNLAPARKGDGGFACVPGSHKSNFVSIPSDVRNFDRPAHYVHQPEAEAGDMIIFTEALVHGTMPWEGEHERRSLLYKFSPGHSAWAQNYYNPDDYPNVTDQQRRIMEPPSIGGRQPVVM, from the coding sequence ATGACAAAAGAAGAGAAATTTCGATTTGATTTGCAGGGGTTTTTGGTTGTTAAAGATGTGTTGAGCGCAGATGAGGTGGATGCGCTGAATAAGTTGGCTGATGAGGTATGGGCTGATCCTGCCGACGAAAAAGATGGGCACCGCCGCACGAGTCGCGTTTCGATGTGGGGTCCAGAGACGCAGGCGTTGTTTGATCACCCCAATGCGTTGCCGTATATGATTGAGTTGTTGGGACCGACGTTTCGCGTGGATCACGATTATAGCATTTTTATGAAGAAGGGCGCGAGGCGCGGGCGATTGCACGGAGGGCCATCATTGCAGGCGGGTGTGCCGGGCGATCATTGGTACAAATACCACGATGGTGTGATGCGCAATGGGTTGACGGTGTTTACGTATAATCTCGCGCCCGCGCGCAAAGGGGATGGCGGCTTTGCATGTGTTCCCGGGTCGCATAAGAGCAATTTTGTCAGTATTCCCAGCGATGTGCGCAATTTTGATCGACCGGCGCACTATGTACATCAGCCCGAAGCAGAAGCCGGGGATATGATCATTTTTACAGAGGCACTGGTGCATGGAACAATGCCATGGGAGGGCGAGCACGAGCGCCGTTCATTGCTGTATAAATTTAGCCCGGGACATTCGGCGTGGGCACAGAATTATTACAATCCAGACGATTATCCCAATGTGACAGATCAGCAGCGACGGATTATGGAGCCGCCATCAATTGGCGGGCGGCAACCAGTGGTGATGTGA
- a CDS encoding MotA/TolQ/ExbB proton channel family protein: protein MGWALFEQGGLMMYPLTLCSVLALGIAIERGFALRRRTVIRPEIVSVIDNIQGPDDIGLALNVCRQHKGPFSAVMRAGLDNRHLSLEEVRESILDQGRQEMGVLQKGLVVLETVAGVSPLLGLLGTVLGMIKVFQQVSEVGVGQANLLAGGISEAILTTAAGLFIAIPSLVFFNLYSSRSESLILEIEKYANTLLKKLRGFQGSEGR, encoded by the coding sequence ATGGGCTGGGCACTATTTGAACAGGGTGGTCTCATGATGTATCCTCTGACCTTGTGCTCAGTACTGGCTTTGGGCATTGCAATTGAGCGCGGGTTTGCACTGCGCCGTCGCACCGTCATCCGGCCCGAAATTGTCAGTGTAATCGACAATATTCAAGGACCGGATGACATTGGATTGGCTTTAAACGTCTGTCGGCAGCACAAAGGGCCTTTCTCCGCGGTAATGCGCGCGGGGTTAGACAATCGCCATTTGTCCTTAGAAGAGGTCCGGGAAAGTATTCTGGATCAGGGCCGTCAGGAAATGGGCGTATTGCAAAAAGGACTGGTGGTACTGGAGACCGTAGCGGGAGTTTCGCCGCTTTTGGGACTTCTGGGCACTGTTCTGGGCATGATCAAAGTTTTTCAACAGGTTTCAGAAGTGGGCGTAGGACAAGCCAATCTCCTGGCAGGAGGCATTTCCGAAGCAATTCTAACGACTGCCGCCGGACTTTTTATTGCAATTCCATCACTCGTATTTTTCAATTTGTACAGCAGTCGATCAGAAAGCCTGATTTTGGAAATTGAGAAATACGCCAATACCCTTCTGAAAAAACTCCGGGGGTTTCAAGGCTCCGAAGGTAGATAG
- a CDS encoding type II toxin-antitoxin system death-on-curing family toxin, which produces MYYISLDAVLALHRRIIQTSGGSMGVRDHSGLESAIAQPFMTFGGQDLYPTVIEKAAALCFSLIRNHPFVDGNKRVGHAAMEVFLRSNEYRIDATVDMQEQIILGVASGEVSREQLVEWLREHICELH; this is translated from the coding sequence ATGTATTATATCAGCTTAGATGCAGTTTTAGCACTTCACAGGCGTATTATTCAAACAAGTGGTGGATCTATGGGAGTGCGCGATCATAGCGGACTGGAATCGGCTATCGCACAACCCTTTATGACGTTTGGAGGACAGGATCTCTATCCTACCGTTATAGAAAAGGCGGCAGCCTTGTGTTTTTCTTTGATTCGGAACCATCCCTTTGTGGATGGGAATAAACGGGTGGGGCATGCCGCAATGGAAGTATTCTTGCGTTCCAATGAATATAGAATTGATGCTACCGTAGATATGCAAGAGCAAATTATTTTGGGCGTCGCATCAGGAGAGGTTTCCCGCGAGCAACTTGTCGAATGGTTGAGAGAGCATATTTGTGAGCTACATTGA
- a CDS encoding glycosyltransferase has translation MAWWQSVLLATYSLVFALLMLVSLHRHLMVHLYYKHRRKQPIPRGTFDELPFVTVQLPVFNERYVVERLIRAVAKMDYPTDRLEIQVLDDSTDETTAIARQCVDELRHSGLNIALIHRKTRTGYKAGALAEGLRVARGELIAIFDADFLPQPDFLNKTIPYFVEPQVGMVQTRWGHLNRDYSILTRVQAIYLDGHFVMEHGARSRSGLFFNFNGTAGVWRRACIDEAGGWQHDTLTEDLDLSYRAQLAGWRFVYLADTVTPAEIPVEVNAWKSQQFRWAKGSVQTAKKTLKTLLQSHLPWRVKGEAAFHLVTNFAYCLMAMISILIFPAIVLREDLGWLRVLIIDFPLFVGATGVISRYYIHSQREIYSDWKSRILYLPFVLALGMGISLNNARGVIQALRGHETAFNRTPKYRVIGRNGNWYRKNYALKKNITAFLEIGLGFYLLGAMAYSIAKGLYFPVPFLILFASGFFYVGGMSLFQGIWAKLHSQAIEVAEAN, from the coding sequence ATGGCCTGGTGGCAATCCGTTTTGCTGGCCACTTACAGCCTCGTGTTTGCATTGCTGATGCTCGTAAGCCTGCATCGACACTTGATGGTACACCTTTACTATAAGCACCGTCGCAAACAACCCATTCCCCGCGGCACCTTTGATGAACTACCCTTTGTGACAGTGCAATTGCCCGTATTTAACGAACGCTATGTGGTCGAACGACTAATTCGCGCCGTCGCCAAAATGGATTATCCAACCGACCGCCTCGAAATTCAGGTTTTAGACGACTCGACCGATGAAACAACCGCAATTGCCAGGCAATGTGTTGATGAACTTCGACATTCGGGACTGAATATCGCGCTGATACACCGCAAAACGCGCACCGGGTATAAAGCCGGTGCGCTCGCAGAGGGATTGCGGGTTGCACGCGGTGAATTGATCGCAATTTTTGACGCCGATTTTCTGCCGCAACCAGACTTTTTGAACAAAACCATCCCGTATTTCGTCGAACCGCAAGTCGGCATGGTTCAGACGCGCTGGGGGCATCTGAATCGGGATTACTCCATTTTGACACGCGTACAGGCCATCTATCTCGACGGCCATTTTGTTATGGAACACGGTGCCCGAAGCCGCTCGGGCTTGTTTTTCAATTTTAACGGCACAGCAGGTGTCTGGCGTCGGGCTTGTATCGACGAAGCCGGTGGCTGGCAGCACGATACCCTGACCGAAGACCTCGACTTGAGCTATCGCGCGCAATTGGCGGGCTGGCGATTTGTATATCTCGCAGATACCGTAACGCCAGCCGAAATCCCCGTGGAAGTAAATGCCTGGAAATCACAGCAATTTCGGTGGGCAAAAGGCTCTGTTCAAACCGCCAAAAAAACACTGAAAACCCTGTTGCAAAGCCATCTCCCGTGGCGCGTAAAGGGCGAAGCCGCTTTTCATCTGGTAACCAATTTTGCATATTGTTTGATGGCAATGATCTCCATTCTCATTTTCCCCGCAATTGTTCTGCGGGAAGACCTCGGCTGGCTCAGAGTACTGATAATCGATTTTCCCCTCTTTGTAGGCGCGACGGGTGTGATCTCGAGATACTACATCCACTCGCAGCGGGAAATATATTCGGATTGGAAATCGCGCATCCTGTATTTGCCATTTGTACTCGCCCTGGGCATGGGGATTTCATTGAACAACGCGCGCGGAGTAATTCAAGCACTGCGAGGGCACGAGACCGCATTTAATCGCACCCCTAAATACCGCGTTATCGGCAGGAATGGAAATTGGTATCGCAAAAATTACGCCCTGAAAAAAAATATAACTGCATTTTTGGAAATTGGACTCGGTTTTTATTTGCTGGGTGCCATGGCGTATTCGATTGCGAAAGGGCTGTATTTCCCCGTGCCATTCCTTATTTTGTTTGCCTCTGGTTTTTTTTATGTGGGGGGAATGTCTTTATTCCAGGGCATTTGGGCGAAATTACATTCGCAAGCTATTGAAGTCGCAGAAGCAAACTAA
- a CDS encoding phytanoyl-CoA dioxygenase family protein has protein sequence MGLTAEEVRQFKELGYVVKESIYSSDDLQLLKDGLTGAVQEKCDELIAAGELDRDFAEEPFETRLTRLNRYNPEAAHKVLMSIWSGRFHGPGILKALRHRPLIACIEDIIGPDIVGTSIYRIRPKVPGYSRGEVPWHQDAGYSMAHCYEYLMVTCWVPLVDATLDNGCLWVIPKVQDKGIIRHYTGGHAGFLEIAPESVPEGAIPVEMSAGSVLFLTNLTPHASFENKTDIVRWSMDLRYQDFGVPSNIGEVPEDYMPEREPVTMACHPGEAYFVIQDTQNPEREVRDPGAFATLRKEWDRKKVHAPGRGWTPLNERR, from the coding sequence ATGGGGCTTACAGCAGAGGAAGTTCGACAGTTCAAAGAGCTTGGTTATGTGGTTAAAGAATCCATTTATTCTTCGGACGATTTGCAACTGCTGAAGGATGGGTTGACAGGCGCGGTTCAGGAGAAGTGCGATGAGTTGATTGCCGCTGGCGAGCTGGATCGCGATTTTGCCGAGGAGCCATTTGAGACGCGGCTGACCAGGCTTAACCGATACAACCCGGAGGCCGCTCACAAGGTGTTGATGTCGATCTGGTCGGGGAGATTTCACGGGCCGGGGATTTTGAAGGCGTTGCGGCATCGGCCATTGATTGCGTGTATTGAGGATATTATTGGTCCCGATATCGTCGGTACGTCGATCTATCGCATACGTCCCAAGGTGCCGGGCTATTCGCGCGGGGAAGTGCCCTGGCATCAGGATGCGGGTTATTCAATGGCGCATTGTTACGAGTATTTGATGGTGACGTGCTGGGTACCGCTGGTGGATGCGACACTGGATAATGGGTGTTTGTGGGTGATTCCGAAGGTGCAGGATAAGGGGATTATCCGACATTATACGGGTGGACACGCGGGCTTTTTGGAAATTGCACCTGAAAGTGTTCCCGAGGGCGCGATACCAGTGGAGATGTCGGCAGGGTCGGTTTTGTTTTTGACGAATCTGACGCCGCATGCTTCGTTTGAAAACAAGACCGATATTGTGCGGTGGAGTATGGATTTGCGATATCAGGATTTTGGCGTGCCGAGCAATATCGGCGAGGTGCCCGAAGATTATATGCCAGAGCGCGAGCCGGTGACGATGGCGTGCCATCCGGGTGAGGCGTATTTCGTGATTCAGGATACGCAAAATCCCGAGCGAGAGGTGCGAGATCCCGGGGCTTTTGCCACGTTGCGAAAAGAGTGGGATAGAAAGAAGGTTCACGCCCCGGGGCGCGGTTGGACGCCACTAAATGAACGCCGTTAA
- a CDS encoding AAA family ATPase, translating into MYDKYWNLTALPFENVPDPRFFYSSRDHQRALLQMFYAINNRLGAAVLTGDTGCGKTVVSRMLIQELSSDRYKIALMDRPGLSPEDFLRDMLGQLGVEDQSNGKLQRALEVQAVKSANAGKYTVVIVDDAHAIEDGNTFEALQSLFSFQRNGRFFLTLLLVGQAGLEERVAGVEALGQQVARQYHLAPLKREETLSYVQTRLEKAGADRSLFDEDALDALYQASNGVPRDINNICDIALLLGSDAKVKTVGEDQIEKAVYAVNNL; encoded by the coding sequence GTGTACGATAAATATTGGAATCTGACAGCATTGCCGTTTGAAAATGTGCCGGATCCGCGTTTTTTTTATTCTTCGAGAGATCACCAGAGAGCATTGTTGCAAATGTTTTACGCGATCAATAACCGCCTGGGGGCTGCCGTGCTCACGGGCGACACGGGCTGTGGCAAAACCGTTGTGAGTCGCATGCTCATCCAGGAACTGTCATCTGACAGGTATAAAATCGCACTTATGGATAGACCCGGTCTTTCGCCGGAAGACTTTCTGCGGGATATGCTCGGGCAATTGGGTGTTGAGGACCAATCGAACGGAAAATTGCAACGCGCACTTGAGGTTCAGGCTGTCAAAAGTGCCAATGCGGGCAAATATACGGTCGTCATTGTCGATGATGCCCATGCAATAGAAGACGGCAATACATTTGAAGCGTTGCAATCTCTGTTCAGCTTTCAACGCAATGGGCGTTTTTTTCTCACCCTTCTCCTCGTTGGACAGGCAGGTCTCGAGGAACGGGTCGCGGGCGTTGAGGCATTGGGACAACAGGTCGCGCGGCAATATCACCTCGCACCGCTCAAGCGCGAAGAAACCCTGTCTTATGTGCAAACACGTCTGGAAAAAGCGGGAGCCGATCGGTCCTTGTTCGACGAGGACGCGCTCGACGCGCTCTATCAAGCGTCCAATGGTGTTCCGCGAGATATAAATAATATTTGCGATATTGCCCTGTTGCTCGGTTCTGATGCCAAGGTCAAAACCGTCGGAGAGGATCAGATAGAGAAAGCTGTTTACGCGGTTAATAATTTGTAG
- a CDS encoding sigma-70 family RNA polymerase sigma factor, producing the protein MRDSKSSNFSHIEDIQIVARVLEGNTEAFSLLVQRHHERVYNAVYSLIGDLDEADDLAQEAFLKAFRALNRFRGQSLFSTWLHRIAVNCCLDHLKSRHRRSFVSLDEHRETWDAPRIWAGQPQNADMRVERRELQEILERALDDLSEEYRVTFVLREIEGLTYEEIAELLKCSIGTVKSRLFRGRTKLREILQVQYDNWIEA; encoded by the coding sequence ATGCGCGATTCCAAATCGTCCAATTTTTCACATATTGAAGATATCCAAATCGTCGCCCGGGTCTTAGAAGGCAACACAGAGGCTTTCTCTTTGCTGGTACAGCGACACCATGAACGCGTGTACAATGCGGTTTACAGCCTTATTGGCGATCTCGACGAAGCCGACGATTTGGCGCAAGAAGCATTTCTCAAGGCATTTCGCGCCCTGAATCGATTTCGGGGACAATCGCTATTTTCAACATGGTTGCATCGCATCGCTGTCAATTGCTGCTTAGATCACCTCAAATCCAGACATCGGCGCAGCTTTGTTTCTCTGGATGAACATCGAGAAACTTGGGACGCGCCGCGCATCTGGGCGGGTCAGCCCCAAAATGCAGATATGCGCGTTGAACGGCGGGAACTTCAAGAAATCCTCGAACGCGCCCTGGACGATCTATCGGAAGAATACCGCGTGACCTTTGTTTTGAGAGAAATTGAAGGTCTGACCTATGAAGAAATTGCCGAATTGCTCAAATGCTCAATAGGAACCGTTAAGTCTCGCCTGTTTCGAGGGCGAACAAAACTCCGCGAAATTTTGCAGGTGCAATACGACAACTGGATCGAGGCGTAA
- a CDS encoding biopolymer transporter ExbD has product MRMQMPLKRRPAINVTSLIDVLFLLLTFFLVTTQFIDQSALKVELPAMEHAEKTQHARRYILNVSADGQMALDGQIVDQPALRELLKQHVAEIDESGGLILRADRQLPYGDVMSILDLVRGVGIRRITNATAERIDEKSANR; this is encoded by the coding sequence ATGCGAATGCAAATGCCCCTCAAGCGCCGCCCTGCAATCAACGTGACCTCTTTGATCGACGTCCTGTTTTTATTGCTTACATTTTTTCTCGTAACCACGCAATTTATCGATCAATCCGCGCTCAAAGTCGAACTACCCGCCATGGAACACGCGGAAAAAACACAACACGCGAGGCGTTATATTCTCAATGTATCGGCAGATGGTCAAATGGCATTGGATGGTCAGATCGTCGATCAACCGGCATTGCGGGAATTATTAAAACAACACGTGGCGGAGATCGATGAAAGTGGGGGCCTGATTTTGCGAGCAGACCGCCAATTGCCTTATGGCGATGTGATGTCGATTCTGGACCTCGTCAGAGGTGTGGGAATCAGACGGATTACCAATGCCACAGCGGAACGAATAGACGAGAAAAGCGCGAATAGATGA
- a CDS encoding biofilm PGA synthesis protein PgaB — translation MSEKKIKNTRIRIAVYEGEGAGPSRVDLLDVLGKAKGKPVFEIVRMDALAIRQGGLSEVDVLIQPGGSGGKQGRALESKGREAVREFVKEGGGFIGICAGAYLATNDYPWSLDLIDAMVIDREHWARGTGIVTIELSSAAQAFFGIEEKTLQIFYGQGPLLGRRELDDPFVPDYESLALYRTEIAKKGAPEGVMPGTSAIVRTQFEKGRVFCFSAHPEKTDSLGYMVEKAVRWAAGRQLIRRSV, via the coding sequence ATGAGTGAAAAGAAAATAAAAAATACCCGTATTCGGATCGCTGTATATGAGGGCGAAGGCGCAGGTCCAAGTCGCGTGGATCTTCTCGATGTTCTCGGCAAGGCAAAGGGAAAGCCGGTTTTCGAGATCGTCAGGATGGACGCTCTGGCAATTCGTCAGGGTGGGCTCTCGGAGGTAGATGTTCTCATCCAACCCGGTGGTAGCGGAGGAAAGCAGGGGCGTGCCCTGGAATCAAAGGGACGAGAAGCGGTGCGGGAATTTGTAAAAGAGGGAGGCGGTTTTATCGGGATCTGTGCCGGAGCCTATCTTGCGACCAATGACTACCCGTGGTCTCTCGACTTGATAGATGCAATGGTGATAGACCGAGAACACTGGGCGCGAGGCACTGGCATTGTGACGATTGAATTGTCTTCGGCTGCCCAGGCGTTTTTTGGGATTGAGGAGAAAACCCTTCAGATTTTCTATGGTCAGGGACCACTGCTGGGACGCCGCGAATTGGATGATCCATTCGTCCCCGATTACGAAAGTCTTGCTCTATACCGCACTGAGATCGCAAAAAAAGGTGCGCCTGAAGGCGTTATGCCAGGCACTTCAGCTATTGTCCGCACGCAGTTTGAAAAAGGCCGTGTGTTTTGTTTTAGTGCACACCCCGAAAAGACAGATTCACTGGGTTATATGGTGGAAAAGGCGGTAAGATGGGCGGCTGGTAGGCAGCTTATAAGGAGATCCGTATGA
- a CDS encoding FtsX-like permease family protein, whose amino-acid sequence MPIFAHQRKTIMFRSYLTVAIRNLLRHKAYSTINVLGLTIGIACSLAILLFVRYELSYDAYHANVDRIYRATLEWHYASSPTGYYGTTSGLLAPTLLQNYPAVEQAVRFHDVQAVNGNDLFIRSEKVSAYEPHGFVADASIFKVFSFPLIQGDSETALKEPFSIVLTEAVSQKYFGDTDPMNQILTVQDTLQFIVTGILAPIPQNSHFTFDFLISFETLNHTQASFMERWMRWPNLGWHTYILLHESASYDEMEAQIQGITQQYGAADEEQFKIRFVHHLQPLKDIYLYSNVIHNIAPQSDIVYIYGSLAIAFLILLIACINFVNLATARAVDRAREVGMRKVVGAYRGQLIAQFLGEALLMTAATICLSVVLIALSLPFLNDLAEQNLTLDIFQNPPLFLSLIGIALGVGVFSGSYPAFVLSSFKPVEVLKGSLKSGQKGIWIRKGLVTFQFIISITLLIVTTAVYTQINYMQSQTLGFDKDHVVVINFKKDPDVLQRYTTIKAEFTKLPNVLTVSTSATVPGRFFNFRNIRVRMSSGEEVLKGIRIQSIDEDYLETLGLTLISGRGFSRDIETDQNTAFLLNEKAVAYFEWGTPEEALGKTFNTRSNRHLIGVVKNFHYVSLHNPIEPYLFYFDPSHFSYFTVKVRSDGLLNTLTKLKTTWAKLIPDKPFDYFFLDEDFAHQYRAEKRQGLIFSIFFGLAIFVGCLGLFGLISFSTQQRTREIGIRKVLGAPISSVVILLSKDFLKPVFLANFIAWPFAYYIINHWLQRFAYRIDVELWPFALGTIAVMSIALSTASFQAWKAACRNPVETLRQE is encoded by the coding sequence TTGCCGATCTTCGCCCATCAAAGGAAAACAATTATGTTTAGGAGTTATTTGACCGTTGCCATCAGAAATCTACTCCGACATAAAGCTTACTCTACCATCAACGTATTGGGGTTGACAATTGGCATTGCCTGTAGCCTGGCAATTCTCCTGTTTGTTCGATATGAATTGAGCTATGATGCCTACCATGCCAATGTCGACCGGATTTATCGAGCGACGCTCGAATGGCACTACGCCAGCAGTCCTACAGGTTATTATGGAACCACATCTGGGCTACTCGCACCCACTCTGTTGCAAAATTATCCTGCTGTTGAACAGGCTGTGCGTTTCCATGATGTACAGGCCGTTAATGGAAACGACCTATTTATAAGAAGCGAGAAGGTAAGTGCCTATGAGCCTCATGGCTTTGTGGCAGATGCATCTATATTCAAGGTTTTTTCTTTTCCACTTATTCAAGGAGATTCTGAAACAGCCCTGAAAGAGCCCTTTTCTATCGTGTTAACAGAAGCGGTGAGCCAGAAATATTTCGGAGACACAGATCCTATGAATCAGATTCTGACGGTTCAGGATACGCTTCAGTTTATAGTCACCGGCATCCTGGCTCCTATACCTCAGAACTCCCACTTTACGTTTGATTTTCTGATCTCGTTTGAAACCCTTAACCATACGCAGGCGTCGTTTATGGAGCGATGGATGCGGTGGCCAAATTTGGGCTGGCATACCTATATTTTACTCCACGAATCGGCCTCTTACGATGAGATGGAGGCCCAAATTCAAGGGATTACTCAACAATACGGCGCAGCCGATGAAGAACAGTTTAAAATTCGATTTGTACACCACCTTCAACCCTTAAAGGACATTTATCTCTATTCGAATGTGATTCACAATATCGCCCCCCAGAGCGACATCGTATACATTTATGGGTCTCTGGCGATTGCCTTTCTGATTCTGTTGATTGCGTGTATTAATTTTGTGAATCTGGCCACGGCGCGTGCTGTTGATCGCGCACGAGAAGTGGGAATGCGAAAGGTCGTGGGTGCCTATCGAGGACAATTAATCGCACAATTTTTGGGCGAGGCGCTCCTGATGACTGCTGCAACGATCTGTCTGTCTGTCGTGCTCATTGCGCTCAGCCTTCCATTTCTGAACGACCTGGCGGAGCAGAATTTGACGCTGGATATTTTCCAGAATCCTCCTCTCTTTCTTAGCTTAATTGGGATCGCTCTGGGGGTCGGCGTATTTTCAGGTAGCTATCCTGCATTTGTACTTTCCAGTTTTAAACCCGTCGAGGTCTTGAAAGGCAGTCTCAAGTCGGGACAGAAAGGAATATGGATTCGGAAAGGACTTGTGACCTTCCAATTTATCATTTCGATTACACTCCTGATTGTCACCACCGCTGTGTACACGCAAATCAACTATATGCAGTCTCAAACCCTCGGTTTTGACAAAGATCATGTTGTGGTAATTAATTTCAAGAAGGATCCGGATGTTCTGCAGCGTTACACAACCATTAAAGCCGAATTCACAAAACTTCCCAATGTTCTAACTGTCTCCACATCGGCGACTGTCCCAGGGCGTTTCTTCAACTTTCGGAACATCCGTGTCAGAATGTCATCGGGCGAGGAAGTCCTGAAGGGCATTCGCATACAGAGCATTGATGAAGATTATCTCGAAACGCTAGGGCTAACCTTGATATCGGGCAGAGGATTTTCACGCGACATCGAAACGGATCAAAACACAGCCTTTCTACTCAATGAAAAAGCCGTCGCCTATTTTGAATGGGGCACACCTGAAGAAGCACTTGGCAAAACTTTCAACACCAGATCCAATAGGCACTTGATTGGCGTTGTGAAAAATTTCCACTATGTGTCTTTGCACAATCCGATAGAACCTTATCTGTTTTATTTTGACCCCAGCCATTTTTCGTATTTCACTGTCAAAGTCCGTTCTGATGGCTTGTTGAATACCTTGACGAAATTAAAAACAACGTGGGCAAAATTGATCCCTGACAAGCCTTTTGACTACTTTTTTCTCGATGAAGATTTCGCTCATCAATACCGTGCTGAAAAACGTCAAGGGCTTATCTTTTCCATTTTTTTTGGACTCGCTATTTTTGTGGGTTGCCTAGGTTTGTTTGGCCTTATCTCCTTTTCAACTCAACAGCGCACCAGAGAAATCGGCATTCGAAAGGTTCTGGGTGCGCCTATATCCAGCGTTGTCATACTGCTGTCCAAAGACTTTCTCAAACCCGTCTTCCTCGCCAATTTCATCGCCTGGCCTTTTGCTTATTATATTATCAATCACTGGCTTCAGAGATTCGCCTATCGTATCGATGTAGAGTTGTGGCCATTTGCATTAGGCACTATCGCCGTCATGTCTATCGCTTTGAGTACGGCGAGTTTTCAGGCTTGGAAAGCCGCATGCAGGAACCCGGTTGAGACGCTGAGGCAGGAGTGA